The DNA segment TCTTCTAGCAAGACTGAAATGTGATTCCCAGTTCTTACTATTTGTGAAAAGTAAGATTACCGGGTATCTTTTGCCATTTTCCTCTCACCGGAAATTTCAATGTACTGCCTTCTTCTTTATTAAGAGTATAGGTATTATCATTGTTAAGTTTTAGTGTGCATGTAAGATCTTCGCTTCCATAATTATTTACCAGGGTTATTTTTGCTGTCTTGCTGTCTATAATTTTTGCTGTTGCAATTGCCCATACTTGTGTACATTGTAGTGAACCAACATAACCGGCTAATTTTCCTAGTATTTCCTGATCGGGGACAAGTATATCCTGAGAATACAAATTCATATTTATGTATATTTTGTGTTCATCATTGTATATTTTGCATTTGAAAGTTGTACTGTCTTGTGCGAACAAATTGAAGGAACTAATTAGTAGTAAACTTAGTATAAATAACTTTTTCATTTTCATTTTATTTTGTTTCTGCAAATATAAATAATTTACATCATTAAATGGGCATATTTAAGAAAAATAATCTATTATGAATTTGTTTTTTAGAAAAATAATAGTATATTTGCGCTAATTATTAAGCAAATTTTACATAGAGAGAGATGTCGAAACCTGACTATATATTAGAATCAAGTTGGGAAGTCTGTAACAAAGTTGGAGGAATATATACAGTACTTTCTACTCGTGCAAAAACATTACAAGATGTGATGAATGATAAGATTATTTTTATAGGTCCAGATATATGGATCGGTAATGATAATCCGTATTTTATTGAAGATAGTAATATCTTTAGTGAGTGGAGAAAAAAGGCTTTATCGTCTGGATTAAACATACGAATAGGCCGATGGGACATACCCGGTTATCCAATATCCATTCTGGTTGATTTCAAACCTTATTTTAAAATCAAAGATGAAATATATGGTTGGTTATGGGATAATTATCAAGTGGATAGTCTCCATGCTTATGGTGATTACGATGAAGCTTCAATGTTCTCGTATGCAGCTGCTTTGGTGGTAGAAAGTTTTTACAAATATAATATAAGTGAACCTTCAAAAGTTATATACCATGGAAATGAATGGATGACTGGTTTAGGTCTTCTTTATATCAATAATAAGTTGCCGCAGGTAGGAACAATATTTACAACACATGCTACTAGTATAGGCAGAAGCATTGCCGGTAATAATAAACCGTTGTATGATTATTTGTATGCGTATAATGGTGATCAGATGGCTCAAGAGCTTAATATGCAAAGTAAGCATTCGATAGAAAAACAGACTGCAAAGTATGTGGATTGCTTTACAACAGTGAGCGATATTACAGCCAATGAGTGCAAAGAACTACTGGATAAGCCTGTCGATGTTGTAATTCCAAATGGATTTGACAATAATTTTATACCAAAATCGGCAAGCTTTATAAAGAAAAGGAATACAGCAAGAAAGAAAATGCTTGATGTGGCAAATGCTTTGTTAGGAACTGATTTAGATGATTCTACTTTGTTAGTATCTACAAGCGGAAGATATGAATTCAGGAATAAAGGCATCGATGTATATATAGAAGCGATGAACAGGTTATTGAAAGATGACTCATTGACAAGAAATGTGTTAGCTTTTATTGAAGTTCCGGGATGGGTGGCAGAACCTCGCCAAGACTTAATTGAAAGATTAAAAAATGGGGGAGAATATGATACTCCTCTAGAAAATCCGGTGCTGACTCACTGGTTGCATCAAATGGATGAAGATAGAGTGATGTCTATGTTTAATTATCTTGACATTAGGAACAGACAGAACGATAAAGTGAAATTCATATTTGTACCATGCTATCTTACCGGTAATGATGGTATTATGAATATTCCATATTATGATCTTGTTTTAGGATATGACTTATGTATCTATCCATCGTATTATGAGCCATGGGGTTATACACCTTTAGAGTCGATAGCATTCAAAGTTCCATGTATTACGACCGATTTATCTGGGTTTGGCTTATGGGCAAATACAGAAAAAGGCGGGTATAGTGAAATAGCAGATGGAGTAAAAGTGATACATCGCACCGACTATAATTACTCTGAAGTGGCTGATGAAATTAAAAAAGCTGTTGTCGAATATTCTAATTTTGATGATACAGCAGTAAAAAAAGCACGAGGAAACGCAGAAAAGTTATCAAAGAAAGCATTGTGGAGCAGTTTTATAAAGTATTATTATGAAGCATATGATATTGCTCTTGAGAAGACATTACAAAGAAACATAAACAAATAATATTTTTATTATTCAAATTTGATAGGTTATGAAAATTAAATCAGATTATGCTAATACTCCAAAGTGGAGAGAAACGATGGTGAAGTCAACGCTTCCTAAGCAACTTGAATGTTTGGATGAATTGGCACATAATATGTGGTGGTCTTGGAATTATGAAGCAAGAGATCTCTTTGCAATTCTAGATGCTGAACTTTTTGAGGAAGTTGGACAGAATCCAGTACTTCTGTTAGAGAGGTTGAGCTACGAAAGGAAAGAAGAAATCGTTAAAGATAAGTCTTTAATGAAAAAGGTAATGGATGTATACAGCTCTTTCCGTGAATATATGGATGAAGCTCCTAATGAAGAACGCCCATCAGTTGCCTATTTCAGTATGGAGTATGGTCTGAATCAGGTTCTGAAAATTTATTCGGGTGGCCTAGGCATGCTTGCAGGTGATTACCTTAAAGAGGCATCAGACAGCAATGTAAATCTCTGTGCTGTAGGTTTCTTGTATAGATATGGCTATTTTACTCAGACATTGAATATGGAAGGGCAGCAGATTGCTAAATACGAAGCCCAGAATTTCAATTCATTGCCTATTGAGCGAGAGCTTAACGAAGATGGTACACAAGTAGTGGTAGATGTACCTTACGTTAATTATCAGGTTCATGCATATGTATGGAGAGTTAATGTTGGTCGTATCAAATTGTATCTACTTGATACAGATAATGATATGAACTCTGAGTTCGATAGACCAATCACTCATTCACTGTATGGTGGAGATTGGGAAAACCGCCTTAAGCAAGAGATCTTGTTAGGCATAGGTGGTATTCTGACATTAAAGAAACTTGGAATAAAAAAAGATATTTATCATTGCAATGAAGGTCATGCAGCACTTTGCAATCTGCAACGTCTTTGCGACTATGTAGACAGTGGACTATCATTTAACCAGTCAATGGAACTAGTTCGTGCATCAGGTTTGTATACAGTACATACACCTGTACCTGCAGGACATGACTATTTTGATGAAGCGTTGTTTGGTAAATATATGAGAAACTATCCTGATAAACTAGGAATAACCTGGGATGAGTTTATAGGTATGGGACGTCAAAATCCTGATGATCATTCAGAGAGATTCTGCATGTCAATCTTTGCATGTAACACATGTCAAGAGGTTAATGGAGTAAGTAAATTACACGGTTGGGTTAGTCAGAAGATGTTTGCTCCAATATGGAATGGATATTATCCGGAAGAAAATCACGTAGGTTACGTTACCAATGGCGTTCACTTCCCAACATGGGCTGCTACCGAATGGAGAAAACTCTATACACAAGCATTTGATGAATCATTTATGAGTGATCAGAGTAATCAAAAGATATGGGAAGCTATCTATAATGTTCCGGATAATGAAATATGGGATACCCGTATGGCTTTGAAGAAAAAACTTGTAGATTACATAAGAGACAAGTTCCGCGAATCATGGTTGAAAAATCAAGGCGACCCATCTCGTGTTGTCTCAATTTTGGACAAGATCACACCTAATGCCCTCATTATAGGTTTCTGCCGTCGTTT comes from the Xylanibacter oryzae DSM 17970 genome and includes:
- a CDS encoding glycogen/starch synthase, with product MSKPDYILESSWEVCNKVGGIYTVLSTRAKTLQDVMNDKIIFIGPDIWIGNDNPYFIEDSNIFSEWRKKALSSGLNIRIGRWDIPGYPISILVDFKPYFKIKDEIYGWLWDNYQVDSLHAYGDYDEASMFSYAAALVVESFYKYNISEPSKVIYHGNEWMTGLGLLYINNKLPQVGTIFTTHATSIGRSIAGNNKPLYDYLYAYNGDQMAQELNMQSKHSIEKQTAKYVDCFTTVSDITANECKELLDKPVDVVIPNGFDNNFIPKSASFIKKRNTARKKMLDVANALLGTDLDDSTLLVSTSGRYEFRNKGIDVYIEAMNRLLKDDSLTRNVLAFIEVPGWVAEPRQDLIERLKNGGEYDTPLENPVLTHWLHQMDEDRVMSMFNYLDIRNRQNDKVKFIFVPCYLTGNDGIMNIPYYDLVLGYDLCIYPSYYEPWGYTPLESIAFKVPCITTDLSGFGLWANTEKGGYSEIADGVKVIHRTDYNYSEVADEIKKAVVEYSNFDDTAVKKARGNAEKLSKKALWSSFIKYYYEAYDIALEKTLQRNINK
- the glgP gene encoding alpha-glucan family phosphorylase, producing MKIKSDYANTPKWRETMVKSTLPKQLECLDELAHNMWWSWNYEARDLFAILDAELFEEVGQNPVLLLERLSYERKEEIVKDKSLMKKVMDVYSSFREYMDEAPNEERPSVAYFSMEYGLNQVLKIYSGGLGMLAGDYLKEASDSNVNLCAVGFLYRYGYFTQTLNMEGQQIAKYEAQNFNSLPIERELNEDGTQVVVDVPYVNYQVHAYVWRVNVGRIKLYLLDTDNDMNSEFDRPITHSLYGGDWENRLKQEILLGIGGILTLKKLGIKKDIYHCNEGHAALCNLQRLCDYVDSGLSFNQSMELVRASGLYTVHTPVPAGHDYFDEALFGKYMRNYPDKLGITWDEFIGMGRQNPDDHSERFCMSIFACNTCQEVNGVSKLHGWVSQKMFAPIWNGYYPEENHVGYVTNGVHFPTWAATEWRKLYTQAFDESFMSDQSNQKIWEAIYNVPDNEIWDTRMALKKKLVDYIRDKFRESWLKNQGDPSRVVSILDKITPNALIIGFCRRFATYKRAHLLFTDLDRLSKIVNDPERPVQFLFSGKAHPADGAGQGLIKKIFEISQRPEFLGKIIFLEDYDMQLARRLVSGVDIWMNTPTRPLEASGTSGEKAEMNGVVNLSVLDGWWLEGYREGAGWALTEKRTYQNQAYQDQLDAATIYGLLENEIVPLYYNTCNKGYSEGWVKVVKNSIAQIAPHYTMKRQLDDYYDKFYIKEAKRFKKISENDNRLAKEIALWKESVAERWDSIRVVSQETNIPSGGMLTGHEYTLKYVIDEQGLNDAVGLEIVAVRADSTGEEHVFNVRQLNMVGHEGNNYTFEGKIEPDGAGSYKSCVRMYPKNDLLPHRQDFCYVKWLD